In a genomic window of Thermodesulfobacteriota bacterium:
- the gyrA gene encoding DNA gyrase subunit A, protein MTTPSQILPVNIEDEMKESYLSYSMSVIIGRALPDVRDGLKPVHRRILFGMEEVGNQWNRPYKKSARIVGDVMGKYHPHGDAALYDALVRMAQDFSMRYTLVDGQGNFGSIDGDPPAAMRYTEVRLDRIASEMLEDLDKETVDFVPNYDGGEHEPLVLPAKIPNLLLNGSSGIAVGMSTNIPPHNLNELTSAVIAQIGNPEITLDELMTHIPGPDFPTGGLITGRRPIREAYETGRGIIRIRAKARIERQKKGDREVIIVTEIPYQVNKTRLIERIADLVKEEKIKGISDIRDESDRDGIRIVIEVKRGDYADVVLNQLYKHTPMDTSFGIILLALVRNQPRVLSLKETINHFIEHRKEVVTRRTQFELAKAEARLHILEGLKIALDHLDEVIALIRSSDSPQTAKDGLMQKLGLSDLQAQAILDMRLQRLTALERDKILEERRELIATVARLKEILANERLILEIITDELSAIKDKYGDERRTEILDSLEELSLEDLIADEDMVVTITHEGYIKTTPLSIYRSQKRGGKGRTGITTKELDFVETLFIASKHNYVLFFTNLGRCYWKKVHEIPEAGPAARGKALVNLLNLTSGEKVAAVLPVREFKEGSYIMMATRNGIVKKTELMAYSNPRVGGIIALNIREGDELIEARLTSGNDEILLTSYFGQAIRFREDDVRDMGRTATGVIGIRLDEGDKVVSLEVIENPEAQILTVTEMGYGKRTLVSEYRVTGRGGKGIITIKTTGKNGRVVGAFQVTNDTQIMIITTQSGKVIRMNASGISIYGRGTQGVKLIGLEPDERVAAVAKVVEKEQDTAVEPLESE, encoded by the coding sequence ATGACGACGCCGTCACAGATTCTCCCCGTCAACATCGAAGACGAGATGAAGGAGTCTTACCTCAGCTATTCGATGAGCGTAATAATCGGGCGCGCCCTGCCCGACGTGAGAGACGGGCTCAAGCCTGTCCACAGAAGGATACTCTTCGGCATGGAAGAGGTCGGCAACCAGTGGAACAGGCCCTATAAAAAATCGGCTAGGATCGTCGGAGACGTGATGGGTAAATACCACCCCCACGGCGACGCCGCTCTCTACGACGCCCTCGTCAGGATGGCCCAGGATTTCTCCATGCGCTACACACTCGTCGACGGCCAGGGCAACTTCGGCTCCATCGACGGCGACCCGCCGGCCGCAATGAGGTACACCGAGGTCAGGCTCGACAGAATAGCGAGCGAAATGCTCGAGGACCTCGACAAGGAAACGGTCGACTTCGTACCCAACTACGACGGCGGCGAGCACGAGCCGCTCGTCCTTCCAGCGAAAATACCGAACCTCCTCCTTAACGGCTCCTCCGGAATCGCGGTCGGCATGTCTACGAACATCCCGCCACATAACCTTAACGAGCTCACCAGCGCCGTTATCGCGCAGATTGGCAATCCCGAAATCACGCTCGACGAGCTGATGACGCACATCCCCGGCCCCGACTTCCCGACGGGCGGGCTCATCACCGGCAGGCGGCCCATACGCGAGGCGTACGAGACAGGCAGGGGCATAATCAGGATACGCGCCAAGGCCCGCATCGAGCGCCAGAAGAAGGGCGACCGCGAGGTCATCATCGTCACCGAAATCCCCTACCAGGTTAATAAAACGCGCCTCATTGAGCGCATAGCCGACCTCGTAAAGGAAGAGAAGATAAAGGGCATCTCCGACATCAGGGACGAGTCCGACAGGGACGGCATAAGGATCGTAATCGAGGTAAAGAGGGGCGACTACGCCGACGTCGTCTTAAACCAGCTCTACAAGCACACGCCGATGGACACCTCCTTCGGCATCATACTCCTCGCCCTCGTACGCAACCAGCCGCGCGTGCTCTCGCTCAAGGAGACGATAAACCACTTCATCGAGCACCGCAAGGAAGTCGTCACCCGGCGCACCCAGTTCGAGCTCGCCAAGGCCGAGGCCAGGCTCCACATCCTGGAGGGTCTCAAGATAGCGCTCGACCACCTCGACGAGGTAATCGCCCTCATACGCTCCTCCGACAGCCCGCAGACGGCCAAGGACGGCCTCATGCAGAAGCTCGGCCTCTCCGACCTCCAGGCCCAGGCCATACTCGACATGAGGCTCCAGAGGCTGACGGCCCTCGAAAGGGACAAGATACTCGAAGAGCGCAGGGAGCTTATCGCCACTGTCGCGAGGCTCAAGGAAATACTCGCCAACGAGCGCCTCATCCTCGAAATCATCACGGACGAGCTCTCCGCGATAAAAGATAAATACGGCGACGAGCGCAGGACCGAAATACTCGACAGCCTCGAGGAACTCTCCCTCGAAGACCTCATCGCCGACGAGGACATGGTCGTCACCATAACCCACGAGGGCTACATCAAAACGACCCCGCTCAGCATCTACAGGAGCCAGAAGAGGGGCGGCAAGGGCCGCACAGGCATAACGACCAAGGAGCTCGACTTCGTCGAAACCCTCTTCATAGCGTCCAAGCACAACTACGTCCTCTTCTTCACCAATTTGGGAAGGTGCTACTGGAAGAAGGTCCACGAGATACCCGAGGCCGGCCCGGCGGCGAGGGGCAAGGCCCTCGTCAACCTCTTGAACCTCACCTCGGGCGAGAAGGTCGCGGCGGTCCTTCCGGTAAGGGAGTTCAAGGAAGGCAGCTACATAATGATGGCCACGCGTAACGGCATCGTGAAAAAGACCGAGCTCATGGCCTACTCCAACCCGCGCGTCGGCGGCATCATAGCGCTCAACATCCGCGAGGGCGACGAGCTCATCGAAGCCCGCCTCACGAGCGGAAACGACGAAATCCTCCTCACGTCCTACTTCGGCCAGGCGATAAGGTTCAGGGAAGACGACGTTAGGGACATGGGAAGGACGGCGACGGGCGTAATCGGCATAAGGCTCGACGAGGGCGACAAGGTCGTAAGCCTCGAGGTCATAGAAAACCCCGAGGCCCAGATACTCACCGTAACCGAAATGGGATACGGCAAGAGAACCCTCGTCTCCGAATACAGGGTCACGGGCCGCGGAGGGAAAGGCATCATTACGATAAAAACCACCGGCAAGAACGGCAGGGTAGTGGGGGCCTTCCAGGTGACGAACGACACGCAGATAATGATTATCACGACGCAGTCCGGCAAGGTCATCCGCATGAACGCGTCCGGTATAAGCATATACGGGCGCGGGACGCAGGGCGTAAAGCTCATAGGGCTCGAGCCCGACGAAAGGGTGGCGGCCGTCGCCAAGGTAGTCGAAAAGGAGCAGGATACGGCGGTCGAGCCGCTCGAATCTGAATAG
- a CDS encoding helicase C-terminal domain-containing protein, translated as MPRELISEKARNAIRSGIEEASGNEVFFVGRIENGGSVGCVEIIARGNEYSVPAVLDSAGPGDVVIHNHPSGNLTPSDQDVKLASVFGNDGVGFYIVNNAATHVYVVVEPCFEKEIEPLDIEDVTGSLLPGGSVAEVMGERYELRDEQLRMVEAVARAFNDDALSLIEAGTGTGKTLSYLIPSALWAMRNGERVVISTNTINLQEQLIDKDIPLVHKAFGEAFNYSLVKGMGNYLCLLRAETVQEGLFEMADEDEAGALTSILEWARVTDDGSLSDLSFTPPDEVWDKVSAESDSCLRVRCPYYSRCFFYKSRREIAASQLLVVNHHLLFSDLAIKSASEKSDAGILPPYKRVIFDEGHHIADAATSHFGMRATRFGIIRVLRRLRRKTKSGESKGLISYAAVLASQLTENIRKGSIGDALKRVEKNLSPRVDDAEENVRDSFDALFHFTLALTKERDPAAEEVSLRVTGDTFSREGWKEVDGRFSMLRIRLKELADEIKYFTDFLLDYESDADVAKLLVEFRGVGNKLDYYADVVETFLSQEDDGNVRWAEGREGRGTIISGLGLSPLDISQPLKERLYTKCGTVVMTSATMAVKKSFHFIKSGLGLEDDDRVSERILYSPFNYREQLLLAVPHDLPEPGTREYPEAICPVILGAVKAAGGNALILFTSYSLLDSVYRKISGELELSGIPALKQGALPRGRLLERFRREAGSVLFATDSFWEGVDVPGEALSLVIISRLPFRVPTEPIVEARVEHMEQQGINSFTEYSVPVAVLKFKQGFGRLIRTKTDRGAVLVLDRRIISKFYGRYFLDSLPPSGRITAGSKDIISSLSEFFAEKY; from the coding sequence GTGCCGCGTGAGCTCATTTCCGAAAAAGCGAGAAACGCCATAAGATCGGGCATAGAAGAGGCCTCGGGGAACGAGGTCTTTTTCGTCGGCCGTATAGAAAACGGCGGCTCGGTCGGGTGCGTCGAAATCATAGCGCGCGGGAACGAGTACTCCGTCCCCGCAGTGCTCGATTCCGCCGGCCCCGGCGACGTCGTCATACACAACCACCCCTCCGGCAACCTCACTCCCTCCGACCAGGACGTAAAGCTCGCCTCCGTCTTCGGCAACGACGGCGTCGGGTTCTACATCGTCAACAACGCGGCGACCCACGTCTACGTCGTCGTCGAGCCCTGCTTCGAAAAGGAGATAGAGCCCCTCGACATAGAGGACGTAACGGGCTCCCTTCTCCCCGGCGGCAGCGTCGCCGAGGTCATGGGCGAGAGGTACGAGCTCCGGGACGAGCAGCTCCGCATGGTCGAGGCCGTCGCCCGCGCGTTCAACGACGACGCGCTATCCCTCATAGAAGCCGGAACCGGCACGGGGAAAACACTTTCCTACCTCATCCCGTCGGCCCTTTGGGCCATGCGGAACGGCGAAAGGGTGGTCATATCCACGAACACGATAAACCTCCAGGAGCAGCTCATAGACAAGGACATCCCCCTCGTCCACAAGGCCTTCGGCGAGGCGTTTAACTACTCCCTCGTAAAGGGTATGGGGAACTACCTCTGCCTCCTCCGCGCCGAAACGGTCCAGGAAGGGCTCTTCGAGATGGCCGACGAGGACGAGGCTGGCGCCCTAACGAGCATACTCGAATGGGCCCGCGTCACGGACGACGGCTCCCTTTCCGACCTCAGCTTCACGCCCCCCGACGAGGTCTGGGACAAGGTCTCCGCCGAGAGCGACAGCTGCCTCAGGGTAAGGTGTCCGTACTATTCCCGCTGCTTCTTCTACAAGTCCCGCCGCGAAATCGCCGCCTCTCAGCTCCTCGTCGTGAACCACCACCTCCTCTTCTCCGACCTCGCCATAAAGAGCGCCTCCGAAAAGAGCGACGCCGGAATACTCCCTCCCTATAAACGCGTCATATTCGACGAGGGGCACCACATAGCCGACGCCGCCACGTCCCACTTCGGCATGCGGGCGACCAGGTTCGGGATCATAAGGGTCCTAAGGCGTCTCAGGAGAAAAACGAAATCGGGCGAATCGAAGGGGCTCATATCCTACGCCGCCGTCCTCGCCTCGCAGCTCACCGAGAACATCCGGAAGGGCTCGATAGGCGACGCGCTGAAGAGGGTCGAAAAGAACCTCTCCCCGCGCGTAGACGACGCCGAGGAAAACGTCCGCGACTCCTTCGACGCCCTCTTTCACTTCACGCTCGCGCTCACCAAAGAACGCGACCCGGCGGCCGAGGAAGTCAGCCTGCGCGTAACCGGGGACACTTTTTCGCGCGAGGGATGGAAGGAAGTAGACGGCAGGTTCTCCATGCTCAGGATAAGGCTGAAGGAGCTCGCCGACGAGATAAAATATTTCACCGATTTTCTACTGGATTACGAGTCCGACGCCGACGTCGCAAAGCTCCTGGTCGAGTTCAGGGGCGTCGGGAACAAGCTCGACTACTACGCCGACGTCGTCGAAACCTTCCTCTCGCAGGAAGACGACGGCAACGTGAGATGGGCCGAAGGAAGGGAGGGCAGGGGGACCATAATCTCCGGCCTCGGCCTCTCCCCGCTCGACATCTCCCAGCCGCTTAAAGAACGGCTCTACACCAAGTGCGGCACGGTCGTAATGACGTCGGCCACGATGGCCGTCAAGAAGAGCTTTCATTTCATAAAGTCCGGCCTCGGCCTCGAGGACGACGACAGGGTGTCCGAAAGAATCCTCTACTCGCCGTTTAATTACCGCGAGCAGCTCCTCCTCGCCGTCCCCCACGACCTCCCCGAGCCCGGGACGAGGGAATACCCCGAGGCCATCTGTCCGGTGATACTCGGGGCGGTGAAGGCGGCCGGCGGGAACGCGCTCATACTCTTCACGTCCTACAGCCTCCTCGACAGTGTTTACAGAAAGATCTCGGGCGAGCTCGAGCTCTCCGGCATCCCCGCCCTGAAGCAGGGTGCGCTCCCGCGGGGACGTCTCCTCGAAAGGTTCAGGCGCGAGGCAGGGTCCGTCCTCTTCGCCACCGACAGCTTCTGGGAGGGCGTCGACGTCCCGGGCGAAGCGCTCAGCCTCGTTATTATATCGAGGCTCCCGTTCAGGGTGCCGACCGAGCCGATAGTCGAGGCCCGGGTCGAGCACATGGAGCAGCAGGGCATAAACTCGTTTACGGAATACAGCGTCCCGGTGGCGGTCCTGAAGTTCAAGCAGGGATTCGGCAGGCTCATTAGAACGAAAACGGACAGGGGCGCCGTACTCGTTCTCGACAGGAGGATTATAAGTAAATTCTACGGCAGGTATTTCCTGGATTCCCTTCCCCCGAGCGGGCGCATAACCGCGGGGTCGAAGGACATAATCTCGAGTCTCAGCGAGTTTTTTGCAGAAAAATACTGA
- a CDS encoding VOC family protein, giving the protein MDKVVHFEISFDDLERAKDFYSSVFGWSIMDWEMPGGIVYTGIRTVDVDEETYMPKEPGAINGGFAKRSAETPSPVITINVDSIDEAVKKIEAGGGKMVGEKGEVPDMGYYAYFKDSEGNVMGLWENMKKG; this is encoded by the coding sequence ATGGATAAAGTAGTTCATTTCGAGATTTCTTTCGACGACCTTGAGAGGGCCAAGGACTTTTACAGCTCCGTATTCGGATGGTCCATAATGGATTGGGAGATGCCTGGCGGCATTGTGTACACGGGCATAAGGACCGTGGACGTGGACGAGGAAACGTACATGCCCAAGGAGCCCGGCGCCATAAACGGCGGGTTCGCGAAGAGGAGCGCGGAGACGCCCTCGCCGGTGATTACAATCAATGTCGATTCCATCGACGAGGCCGTAAAGAAGATAGAGGCCGGGGGCGGGAAGATGGTCGGAGAAAAGGGCGAGGTGCCCGACATGGGCTACTACGCTTATTTCAAGGATTCCGAGGGGAACGTCATGGGCCTCTGGGAAAATATGAAGAAGGGTTAG
- a CDS encoding dihydrofolate reductase family protein, with protein sequence MRKIIALSFITLDGVMQAPGGPEEDTSGGFEFGGWTVPYSDEVLGKVVVEQIGHPFDLLLGRKTYDIFAGYWPHQDESASPFAREFNKARKYVAARSPIKLDWNNSVLLQGDIAEEIKKLKAEDGPDLQVYGSGDFMQTLLKNNLVDELRLKIFPITLGAGKRLFAEGAIPAAFKLTDGKVSPKGVIIANFVRAGEVETGSF encoded by the coding sequence ATGAGAAAAATTATAGCTTTATCGTTCATAACGCTCGACGGCGTCATGCAGGCGCCCGGCGGCCCCGAGGAAGATACCTCCGGAGGTTTCGAATTCGGCGGCTGGACTGTTCCATATTCCGATGAAGTCCTGGGCAAGGTCGTGGTCGAGCAAATCGGCCATCCCTTTGACCTCCTTCTCGGCAGGAAGACCTACGACATATTTGCCGGTTACTGGCCGCATCAGGATGAGAGCGCGAGTCCGTTTGCCCGCGAGTTCAACAAGGCGAGAAAATACGTAGCGGCGCGTTCGCCGATCAAGCTCGATTGGAATAACTCCGTACTTCTTCAGGGAGATATAGCAGAGGAAATTAAAAAGCTCAAGGCAGAAGACGGCCCGGACCTGCAGGTGTACGGCAGCGGCGACTTCATGCAGACGTTATTGAAAAACAACCTGGTAGACGAGCTCCGGCTCAAAATTTTCCCTATCACGCTCGGCGCGGGCAAACGCCTGTTCGCCGAGGGCGCGATCCCGGCGGCTTTTAAGCTTACCGATGGCAAGGTTTCGCCGAAAGGAGTCATTATCGCCAACTTTGTGCGGGCAGGTGAGGTCGAGACGGGATCGTTCTGA
- a CDS encoding PaaI family thioesterase yields the protein MIRKVENIFLDFPGYGCFACDPNNSHGLRLEFFADDEKGVVFTKITPDGHLQGFPGILHGGIQCALVDEVAFWTMFDRHKKIALTTNINMEFMSPVGLSGELTVSGKIVREEGRKIGVDVSIVSPSGKVCTKSSVDYIIPKKEVTMRIMGKERFTPKFTQYLED from the coding sequence ATGATACGTAAAGTAGAAAACATATTCCTCGACTTCCCGGGCTACGGCTGCTTCGCGTGCGACCCGAATAACAGCCACGGCCTCCGGCTCGAATTCTTCGCCGACGACGAGAAGGGCGTGGTCTTCACGAAGATCACCCCCGACGGGCACCTTCAAGGCTTCCCCGGCATTCTCCACGGCGGCATACAATGCGCCCTCGTCGACGAGGTGGCATTCTGGACGATGTTCGACAGGCACAAAAAGATAGCCCTCACGACCAACATAAATATGGAGTTTATGAGCCCGGTCGGTCTTTCCGGCGAGCTCACGGTTTCCGGCAAAATAGTTCGCGAGGAGGGGCGCAAGATAGGCGTCGACGTCAGTATCGTCTCCCCCTCGGGCAAGGTTTGCACGAAGAGCAGCGTAGATTATATTATCCCGAAGAAGGAAGTGACGATGAGGATCATGGGGAAGGAAAGGTTCACTCCCAAATTCACGCAATACCTGGAAGACTGA
- a CDS encoding glutathione S-transferase family protein, which translates to MLKLYDHPLSGNCYKVRLALNQLGVEYEKVYLDIFKGEQHSGDYRAVNPNRKIPVLIDGDFNMWESNAILLYLGKKYSPNPLYPEDLSAFGKMAQWLFFGKTSIDPNLAVARFMTKFLPPESVDEKRLDEIRAQGNAVLQVLDSHLEHYDFLAGDYSMADIACFPYVDLAPEGGIDLSPYSSVILWCDRIKSRPGFIKMED; encoded by the coding sequence ATGCTAAAGCTATACGACCATCCGCTGTCCGGAAACTGCTACAAGGTAAGGCTTGCGCTCAATCAGCTCGGAGTCGAGTACGAAAAGGTATACCTCGACATTTTCAAGGGCGAGCAGCACTCGGGGGACTACCGGGCCGTAAACCCCAACAGGAAGATACCGGTGCTTATAGACGGCGATTTCAATATGTGGGAATCGAACGCCATACTGCTCTACCTCGGGAAGAAATACTCCCCGAACCCCCTCTATCCCGAAGACCTCTCCGCGTTCGGCAAAATGGCGCAGTGGCTTTTCTTCGGCAAAACTTCCATAGACCCGAACCTCGCCGTTGCAAGGTTCATGACGAAATTCCTGCCGCCCGAATCCGTCGACGAGAAAAGACTCGACGAAATAAGAGCCCAGGGGAACGCCGTCCTTCAGGTGCTCGACAGCCACCTCGAACACTACGATTTCCTCGCCGGTGATTATTCCATGGCCGACATCGCATGCTTCCCCTACGTCGATCTGGCCCCGGAAGGCGGAATAGACCTCTCGCCTTATTCCAGCGTCATTCTCTGGTGCGACAGGATAAAATCCCGTCCGGGTTTTATAAAGATGGAAGACTGA
- the mtgA gene encoding monofunctional biosynthetic peptidoglycan transglycosylase encodes MKRFAWKAAKFVFKAVLFVLLATVGWVFLYRFVNPPVTPLMVMKYFGEGKPIKKEWKDYGEISGNMKLAVIAAEDQTYPVHGGFDVDSIIDAIEDKNRGKRLRGASTISQQTAKNVFLWPSRTWTRKGAETYFTFLIETLWGKKRILEVYLNVMETGPGIYGASSAAEVYFGKPAKRLTAAEAALIAAVLPNPERMSPGRPSGYVRERQAWIMGQMGNLGGTAYLKKLE; translated from the coding sequence ATGAAAAGATTTGCGTGGAAAGCCGCGAAATTCGTCTTTAAGGCCGTCCTGTTCGTGCTTCTGGCCACCGTGGGGTGGGTTTTCCTCTACAGGTTCGTGAACCCGCCCGTGACGCCGCTCATGGTTATGAAGTACTTCGGGGAGGGGAAACCTATAAAGAAGGAGTGGAAGGATTACGGAGAGATTTCGGGGAACATGAAGCTCGCCGTTATCGCGGCCGAGGACCAGACGTATCCCGTACATGGCGGGTTCGACGTGGATTCGATAATAGACGCCATCGAGGATAAGAACAGGGGCAAAAGGCTAAGGGGAGCGAGCACTATAAGCCAGCAGACGGCGAAGAACGTGTTCCTGTGGCCGTCGCGGACGTGGACGAGGAAGGGGGCGGAGACGTATTTTACGTTTTTAATCGAGACGCTCTGGGGGAAGAAGAGGATACTGGAGGTTTATCTGAACGTCATGGAGACGGGGCCGGGGATATACGGGGCTTCGAGCGCGGCGGAGGTGTATTTCGGGAAGCCGGCGAAGAGACTTACAGCGGCCGAGGCAGCACTCATAGCGGCCGTTCTGCCGAACCCGGAGAGGATGTCGCCGGGGAGGCCGTCCGGTTACGTCAGGGAGCGGCAGGCGTGGATAATGGGGCAGATGGGTAACCTCGGGGGGACGGCGTATCTTAAGAAGCTGGAGTGA
- a CDS encoding DUF2975 domain-containing protein: MKKISTIFLQVVVVLVGIVALAVMIRFPLTEGRAANLDLFSIYADPFIIYGYLASIAFFVALYQAFKLLGYIGQDKAFLFNSVKALRNIKYCAIVLGVLIVIAAIYIRISFALRAEGVQDDDPAGFIAVSIVATFISIVVATAAAVFEKTLQSAVDIKSGNDLTV, encoded by the coding sequence ATGAAAAAAATCTCAACAATATTTCTTCAGGTCGTCGTTGTACTCGTCGGCATAGTGGCACTGGCCGTCATGATCCGGTTTCCTTTGACTGAAGGGAGGGCTGCAAACCTGGACCTGTTTAGTATTTACGCTGACCCGTTCATAATCTATGGATATCTAGCATCTATTGCATTTTTTGTCGCCCTGTATCAGGCGTTCAAATTGCTCGGATATATCGGGCAGGATAAAGCATTCTTATTTAATTCTGTGAAGGCTTTAAGGAATATAAAATATTGCGCAATCGTACTGGGTGTCTTAATTGTGATAGCAGCAATATACATAAGAATATCTTTTGCTTTACGTGCGGAAGGGGTGCAAGACGACGATCCGGCGGGTTTTATCGCCGTGTCCATTGTGGCCACTTTTATTTCTATCGTAGTCGCCACCGCAGCGGCCGTATTTGAAAAGACCTTACAAAGTGCCGTTGATATAAAATCCGGGAACGACTTAACGGTATAA
- the proB gene encoding glutamate 5-kinase has translation MDNTSRKAIISRTKRAIIKIGSSVLTDDGGILDESAFDRLAKAISAVKSQKRDVAVVSSGAIASGMKKLGLTRKPTEVSMKQAIAACGQSTLIRNYERAFSSYGEKVAQILLTHDGLTDRKRFLNARKTLITLFDMNIIPIINENDTVAVEEIMLGDNDNLAAHVTSLVEADLLVLLTDIGGLYDKDPRRSRDAELITLIDRIDKNVESVAGDTSGRTTTGGMKTKIQAARTAAAFGVPTIIANGREKSTLEDIFAGKEVGTLFLPSGASLSRRKHWIAFTRKSAGQIIIDDGARNAISSKGKSLLPSGIKGVRGKFGVGESVTCVDESGAEVARGLTSYSSEEIKLIMGRSTRDIEAVLGYKYSDEVIHRDDLAIIVN, from the coding sequence ATGGATAATACGAGCAGAAAAGCGATTATATCGCGCACGAAAAGGGCGATCATCAAGATAGGCAGCAGCGTCCTCACGGACGACGGGGGCATCCTCGACGAGTCCGCGTTCGACCGCCTCGCGAAGGCCATCTCGGCCGTAAAGAGCCAGAAGCGCGACGTCGCCGTCGTCTCCTCCGGGGCGATAGCCTCGGGGATGAAAAAGCTCGGCCTCACACGAAAGCCCACCGAGGTCTCCATGAAGCAGGCCATAGCCGCATGCGGCCAGAGCACCCTCATACGGAATTACGAAAGGGCCTTTTCGTCATACGGCGAAAAGGTGGCCCAGATACTCCTCACTCACGACGGCCTCACCGACAGAAAACGCTTTCTCAACGCGAGGAAAACCCTCATCACGCTCTTCGATATGAACATAATCCCCATCATAAACGAAAACGACACGGTGGCGGTCGAGGAGATTATGCTCGGCGACAACGACAACCTGGCGGCCCACGTAACGTCCCTCGTCGAGGCCGACCTCCTCGTGCTCCTCACGGACATAGGCGGGCTCTACGACAAAGACCCTCGCCGCAGCCGCGACGCCGAGCTCATAACCCTCATCGACCGCATAGATAAAAACGTCGAGTCGGTCGCCGGCGACACGTCCGGGCGCACGACGACGGGCGGCATGAAGACGAAAATACAGGCCGCGCGGACTGCGGCGGCGTTCGGCGTGCCGACGATAATCGCGAACGGCAGGGAAAAATCCACGCTCGAAGACATATTCGCCGGGAAGGAGGTCGGGACGCTCTTCCTCCCTTCCGGGGCGAGCCTCAGCCGGAGGAAACACTGGATAGCCTTCACCCGAAAATCCGCGGGCCAGATAATAATTGACGACGGGGCGAGGAATGCGATATCCTCTAAAGGGAAGAGCCTTCTCCCCTCGGGGATAAAAGGCGTCCGGGGAAAGTTCGGCGTCGGCGAATCGGTGACGTGCGTCGACGAATCCGGTGCCGAAGTGGCGCGCGGGCTCACCTCCTACAGCTCCGAGGAAATAAAGCTCATAATGGGCAGGAGCACACGCGACATCGAAGCCGTTCTCGGCTACAAATACAGCGACGAGGTCATCCACAGGGACGACCTCGCCATAATCGTCAATTAG
- a CDS encoding SDR family oxidoreductase, with product MAAERALITGASSGIGWELAKLFAADGSDLVLVARREERLRALAGELKDEFGVDVFVLPKDLSDPAAPKEIYEHLKREGIDVDVVVNNAGFGARGPFANLDPDMQVDMVQVNVAALTHLTRLFLPGIIERGRGGILNVGSLAGFQPGPNLAVYYATKAYVLSFTEALSEEVKNPGIKISCLAPGPVRTEFGEKSELDDSLLFKMSLMDVGPVVREGYEGFRRGKVIVLPGIKQKLIPVLLRFMPRFLVRKIVKSLQS from the coding sequence ATGGCAGCCGAAAGGGCACTCATAACGGGGGCGTCGTCGGGGATAGGATGGGAGCTGGCGAAGCTCTTCGCAGCGGACGGCTCCGACCTGGTTCTTGTGGCAAGAAGAGAGGAGAGGCTCAGGGCCCTCGCAGGCGAGCTCAAGGACGAGTTCGGTGTGGACGTTTTCGTGCTCCCGAAGGACCTGTCGGACCCCGCGGCTCCCAAAGAAATATACGAGCACCTGAAAAGAGAAGGTATAGACGTGGACGTCGTCGTGAACAACGCCGGGTTCGGAGCGAGGGGGCCTTTCGCGAACCTCGACCCGGACATGCAGGTGGACATGGTGCAGGTGAACGTCGCAGCGCTTACGCACCTGACGAGGCTCTTCCTCCCGGGGATCATAGAGAGGGGGCGCGGCGGTATCCTGAACGTGGGCTCGCTCGCGGGGTTTCAGCCGGGGCCGAACCTGGCCGTGTATTACGCGACGAAGGCGTACGTCCTGTCGTTCACGGAGGCGCTTTCCGAGGAGGTGAAGAACCCCGGCATAAAGATATCGTGCCTCGCGCCGGGGCCCGTGAGGACGGAGTTCGGGGAGAAGTCGGAGCTCGACGATTCGCTCCTTTTCAAGATGAGCCTCATGGACGTGGGGCCTGTCGTCAGGGAGGGGTACGAAGGGTTCAGGCGGGGGAAGGTTATCGTCCTCCCCGGGATAAAGCAGAAGCTGATACCCGTGCTCCTTAGATTCATGCCGAGGTTTTTAGTGAGGAAGATAGTAAAGTCACTACAGTCGTGA